From a region of the Thermoanaerobaculia bacterium genome:
- the nuoL gene encoding NADH-quinone oxidoreductase subunit L produces the protein MGPLWLIPALPLAGFLLNALFGARLGKRFVSWVGCGSVGLATLYALGVVVQYLTHFNGSTRTVEFFPWISLKGLHVSFAFQIDALSILMLGFVTFVGFLIHIYSIGYMHDDPGYSRFFAYLNLFMVAMLILILADNFLLMFVGWEGVGLCSYLLIGFFFKETWPADSGMKAFIVNRIGDFGFLLAIFTIMGAFGSLTFGEVFGKALAEPEVYAPVATIIGLCLFIGATGKSAQLPLYVWLPDAMAGPTPVSALIHAATMVTAGVYMVTRCNVIFRLSPTAMAVVAIVGGVTAFFAATMGVAQRDIKKILAYSTISQLGYMFLAAGVGAYVYAMFHVLTHAFFKACLFLGSGSMIHACHTNDIFEMGGLRKKMPTTFWTFMAATLAISGIPPFAGFFSKDGILASVFMAAKHSPWIFTLYGLGLAGAFITAFYMFRAVFVAFYGDYRGSAHPHESPRSMTIPLIVLGILSIVGGLIGIPGSLNRIEHYLDPVIPEIHGHIAHAGHLTHGEEIVLIFLSVAVALAGILTARALYLKDSDWTKVKGFVRRHPGIHSVVFHKYYVDEFYVMIIIRPFRKLADFCSFVIDTLLVDGTVNLTGFFVQLFGDILRFFQTGNVRNYALGLFMALVAVIWIFFLGG, from the coding sequence ATGGGTCCCCTCTGGTTAATTCCCGCCCTTCCCCTTGCCGGTTTTCTGCTGAATGCCCTTTTCGGAGCCAGACTTGGAAAACGGTTTGTCTCCTGGGTAGGATGTGGAAGCGTCGGGCTGGCCACTCTCTATGCCCTCGGAGTTGTGGTTCAATACCTCACCCACTTCAACGGATCCACGCGCACGGTTGAATTCTTTCCCTGGATTTCACTGAAGGGTCTCCACGTATCCTTTGCGTTTCAGATCGATGCCCTCAGCATCCTGATGCTCGGTTTTGTAACCTTCGTCGGATTCCTGATTCATATCTATTCCATCGGGTACATGCATGACGACCCGGGATACAGCCGGTTTTTTGCCTATCTCAATCTCTTCATGGTGGCCATGCTGATCCTGATCCTGGCGGACAACTTCCTCCTGATGTTCGTCGGATGGGAAGGTGTAGGGCTCTGTTCCTATCTCCTCATCGGTTTCTTCTTCAAGGAAACCTGGCCTGCCGATTCAGGTATGAAGGCCTTTATCGTGAATCGGATTGGAGACTTCGGCTTTCTGCTTGCCATCTTCACGATCATGGGCGCCTTCGGATCCCTGACCTTTGGAGAAGTTTTTGGAAAGGCCCTGGCTGAGCCGGAAGTGTATGCACCCGTCGCAACGATCATCGGTCTCTGCCTCTTTATCGGGGCGACGGGCAAGAGCGCACAGCTACCCCTCTACGTCTGGCTGCCGGACGCCATGGCGGGTCCCACGCCGGTCTCGGCCCTGATCCATGCGGCCACGATGGTCACCGCGGGCGTCTACATGGTGACGCGGTGCAACGTCATCTTCCGCCTCTCTCCGACAGCCATGGCCGTTGTGGCGATCGTCGGAGGGGTGACGGCCTTTTTTGCGGCGACGATGGGGGTGGCGCAGCGGGACATCAAGAAGATCCTGGCCTACTCGACCATCTCGCAGCTGGGGTACATGTTCCTTGCCGCAGGAGTGGGCGCGTACGTGTACGCGATGTTCCACGTACTGACCCACGCCTTCTTCAAGGCCTGCCTCTTCCTGGGATCGGGCTCCATGATCCATGCCTGCCATACGAACGATATCTTTGAAATGGGCGGACTTCGAAAGAAGATGCCCACGACCTTCTGGACCTTCATGGCGGCAACCCTGGCCATCTCGGGAATTCCGCCTTTCGCGGGGTTTTTCTCCAAAGACGGTATTCTGGCCTCGGTCTTTATGGCGGCGAAACATTCTCCCTGGATCTTCACCCTCTACGGTCTCGGCCTGGCGGGAGCCTTCATTACGGCCTTCTACATGTTCCGGGCCGTCTTTGTTGCCTTCTATGGCGATTACCGCGGTTCGGCCCACCCCCATGAATCACCCCGATCCATGACGATACCTCTTATCGTTCTCGGGATCCTCTCCATTGTCGGGGGACTGATCGGGATTCCCGGATCCCTGAACCGAATCGAGCATTACCTGGATCCGGTCATCCCTGAGATTCATGGTCACATCGCACATGCCGGGCACCTGACCCACGGGGAGGAGATTGTATTGATTTTCCTCTCTGTCGCCGTGGCTCTGGCCGGGATATTAACCGCACGGGCCCTCTATCTCAAAGATTCCGACTGGACAAAGGTGAAGGGATTTGTCCGTCGTCATCCGGGTATTCACAGTGTGGTTTTTCACAAGTATTACGTGGATGAATTCTACGTGATGATCATAATCCGCCCCTTCCGGAAGCTGGCCGATTTCTGCTCTTTTGTTATCGATACCCTCCTCGTCGACGGTACGGTCAATCTCACCGGGTTCTTTGTCCAGCTGTTCGGGGATATCCTGAGATTTTTCCAGACCGGTAACGTCCGGAATTACGCCCTGGGCCTCTTCATGGCCCTCGTGGCTGTAATCTGGATCTTTTTCCTTGGAG
- the nuoK gene encoding NADH-quinone oxidoreductase subunit NuoK — MIVPIQHILILAVALFSIGALGFLTRKSAIHMFLSVEIMLNAGNLAFLGFARQLGDLQGQIFTLFTIAIAAAEAAVGLAIFIVLFRRIKTVNVDRANILRW; from the coding sequence ATGATTGTTCCCATCCAGCATATCCTGATCCTGGCCGTGGCCCTCTTTTCCATCGGTGCTCTGGGTTTTCTGACCCGGAAGAGCGCCATCCATATGTTTCTTTCCGTGGAGATCATGCTGAATGCGGGAAATCTGGCCTTTCTTGGATTTGCCCGCCAGCTTGGGGATCTCCAGGGTCAGATCTTCACGCTGTTCACAATCGCCATTGCCGCTGCTGAGGCGGCCGTTGGTCTCGCGATCTTCATCGTCCTCTTCCGAAGGATCAAGACGGTGAATGTTGATCGAGCCAATATCCTGAGGTGGTAA
- a CDS encoding NADH-quinone oxidoreductase subunit J: MLPVILFYTMAFIALLFSMVVILHKNPVTSAMSLVVLVCSLAVIFFQLDAPFIAAIQIVVYAGAIIVLFLFVIMLLNLRAEVEEPEDRPLQKYLSYISFFAFLVVISGVVRLTTFLPERPMVPDPLRDLAYSLFSTYLFPFEAVTVLLMAAVVGAFILTRKEWS, translated from the coding sequence ATGCTGCCGGTGATTCTCTTTTACACCATGGCCTTCATTGCCCTCCTCTTTTCGATGGTGGTGATCCTCCACAAGAATCCCGTGACCTCCGCCATGAGCCTGGTTGTCCTGGTCTGTTCCCTTGCCGTCATCTTCTTCCAGCTGGATGCACCTTTCATCGCAGCCATTCAGATCGTCGTTTACGCCGGGGCCATTATCGTCCTCTTTCTCTTCGTCATTATGCTATTAAACCTCCGGGCAGAGGTGGAAGAGCCGGAAGATCGCCCCCTTCAGAAATATCTATCCTACATTTCCTTTTTTGCTTTTCTTGTGGTGATTTCAGGCGTTGTTCGCCTGACCACCTTTCTTCCCGAGCGACCCATGGTTCCCGATCCTCTGCGTGATCTTGCCTATTCGCTCTTTTCCACCTATCTCTTTCCCTTCGAGGCCGTCACCGTTCTTCTCATGGCGGCCGTTGTGGGAGCCTTTATCCTGACAAGGAAGGAGTGGTCATGA
- the nuoH gene encoding NADH-quinone oxidoreductase subunit NuoH, giving the protein MVELLILLVKVGVLIGGMLTIVAVMSWVERRGSAMIQDRLGPNRVGPFGLFQPVADGLKFIFKEEIIPSEAHKFYFLLSPLLVFVPALTAFAFIPFGSSLPVLGRDVPLIISDVSVGMLLILGLSGLSVYGLVLAGWASSNKYSFMGGIRSSAQMISYELAMTLSVLTVLMTTGSFRLTEVVSSQQGTLFGFLPNWNVFPQFIGFCVFLVTAFAETNRLPFDLPEAEAELVAGYFTEYSSMKFALFYLGEYAHMITASALIVTLYFGGWQLPYGHPEGMLGGILSLAVFAVKTSFFLWFFVWVRWTLPRFRYDQLMKMGWTLFIPLAFLNFLVVSALLILGVI; this is encoded by the coding sequence GTGGTTGAACTCCTCATTCTCCTTGTCAAGGTTGGAGTTCTGATTGGCGGAATGCTGACGATTGTTGCCGTCATGTCCTGGGTTGAACGCCGGGGAAGCGCCATGATCCAGGATCGCCTGGGTCCCAACCGAGTCGGCCCATTTGGTCTCTTTCAGCCCGTTGCCGATGGCCTTAAATTTATCTTCAAGGAAGAGATTATTCCCTCGGAAGCCCATAAGTTTTACTTCCTTCTCTCTCCTCTGCTCGTCTTTGTGCCGGCGCTCACCGCCTTTGCCTTCATCCCCTTTGGTTCTTCCCTCCCTGTCCTGGGAAGGGATGTGCCCCTGATTATTTCCGACGTGAGTGTCGGAATGCTGCTGATCCTGGGCCTTTCCGGCCTCTCGGTTTACGGACTGGTTCTTGCCGGCTGGGCCTCATCCAATAAATATTCGTTCATGGGCGGGATCCGATCCTCGGCCCAGATGATCTCCTATGAACTCGCCATGACGCTGAGCGTCCTCACGGTTCTGATGACCACGGGGAGTTTCAGGCTCACGGAAGTTGTCTCCTCCCAGCAGGGTACTCTATTCGGATTTCTGCCGAACTGGAATGTCTTCCCCCAGTTTATCGGGTTCTGCGTCTTCCTGGTGACCGCCTTTGCCGAGACCAACCGTCTTCCCTTCGATCTTCCAGAAGCGGAGGCGGAGCTTGTCGCCGGCTATTTCACGGAATACTCATCGATGAAATTTGCCCTCTTCTATCTGGGGGAATACGCGCACATGATCACCGCGTCGGCACTGATCGTCACCCTCTACTTTGGCGGGTGGCAGCTTCCCTACGGCCACCCTGAGGGCATGCTTGGCGGGATATTGTCTCTGGCCGTATTTGCTGTCAAGACATCCTTTTTCCTCTGGTTCTTTGTCTGGGTCCGGTGGACCCTTCCCCGATTCCGCTATGATCAGCTCATGAAAATGGGCTGGACGCTCTTCATTCCGCTGGCCTTTCTCAACTTTCTCGTGGTCAGCGCTCTCCTGATCCTGGGGGTGATCTGA